The following DNA comes from Nitrogeniibacter aestuarii.
GTGGTGCTGCACTCGACCAACAACTTCCCGGAGTTCACCGGTCGTATCTGCCCGGCGCCTTGTGAAGCGGCCTGTACGCTCAACATCAATGCCGACGCGGTGGGCATCAAGTCCATCGAGCGCGCCATCATCGACAAGGCGTGGGAAAACGGCTGGGTGAAGCCGCAGCCGGCTTCGGCCAAGACGGGCAAGAAAGTGGCTGTTGTGGGGTCCGGCCCGGCAGGCCTCGCGGCTGCTCAGCAACTAGCACGCGCCGGGCACGACGTGGTTGTGTTCGAGAAGAACACCCGCGTCGGTGGTCTGCTGCGCTACGGCATTCCTGACTTCAAGCTCGACAAGACGGTGATCGACCGTCGTCTGGACCAGATGAAGGCCGAGGGCGTCGAGTTCCGCACCGAAGTGTGTGTCGGCGCCAATCCGAGCATGACGGGCGTGACCGACGACGGCAAGAAGCTGGTCACGGCTGATGAACTCAAGGCCGAGTTCGACGCCGTGCTGCTGGCGGCTGGCTCCGAGACCCCGCGTGATCTGCCCGTGACCGGTCGCGAGCTCGACGGCGTGCATTTCGCGCTCGAATTCCTGATTCCGCAGAACAAGACGGTGGCCGGTGACGGCCCGAATCCGATTTCTGCCAAGGACAAGCACGTGATCGTGATTGGCGGTGGCGACACCGGCTCTGATTGTGTGGGCACGAGCTATCGTCACGGCGCAGCGTCCGTGACCCAGTTCGAGCTGATGCCCCAGCCGCCCGAAGAAGAGAACAAGGCGCTGACCTGGCCGTACTGGCCGATCAAACTGCGCACTTCGTCCTCTCACAAGGAAGGTGAGACCCGTCGCGAGTTTGCCATCGCCACCAAGGAGTTCCTGGGCGAAAACGGCAAGGTGACCGGCCTGACCACCGTTCGTCTGGAGTGGAAAGACGGCAAGATGGTTGAAGTGCCGGGCTCGGAAGAAACCTTCAAGGCAGATCTGGTGCTGTTCGCCATGGGCTTTACCCAGCCGGTCGCTTCCCTGCTCGAGGCATTCGGTGTGGAGAAGGATCCACGCGGCAATGCCAAGGCGACCACGGATGGCGAAGGGTGCTACGCCACCAACGTCGACAAGGTCTATGCCGCAGGTGACGTGCGCCGTGGTCAGTCCCTGGTCGTCTGGGCGATTCGCGAAGGCCGCCAGGCTGCTCGCGAGATCGATCTGGCCCTGATGGGGCAGACCGAGCTGCCGCGCTAAGCCCGCGTTCAGCAACAAAAAAGGCGGCCTCGGCCGCCTTTTTTGTTGTCCACGAGCCGTTTCATGCCAGCACGAGATCGTAGGTGTGCTGGGCAATCATGCGTTCTTCGTTGGTCGGGATGACTGCAATGGCCACCGAGCTGTCGCCCGCCTCGATCCGGGTTGCGTGGCCCAGGTTGGCGGTGCCGTCGAGCTTCGCCCCCAGCCAGGCCGCCTGGGCGATGACGCGCTCGCGCACCGCGGCGGCGTGCTCGCCAATCCCGCCCGTGAACACGATGGCATCGGCGCCACCGGCAGCCGCTGCCAGCGAGCCTAGTTCCCGGCTGATTCGATAGCAGAACAGCTCAATCGCCTCTTG
Coding sequences within:
- a CDS encoding glutamate synthase subunit beta, whose product is MGKPTGFLEYDRLAEAIEPVEQRIKDYREFVDRLPDDEAAVQGARCMDCGIPFCNNGCPVNNIIPDWNDLVFNGKWEQAIVVLHSTNNFPEFTGRICPAPCEAACTLNINADAVGIKSIERAIIDKAWENGWVKPQPASAKTGKKVAVVGSGPAGLAAAQQLARAGHDVVVFEKNTRVGGLLRYGIPDFKLDKTVIDRRLDQMKAEGVEFRTEVCVGANPSMTGVTDDGKKLVTADELKAEFDAVLLAAGSETPRDLPVTGRELDGVHFALEFLIPQNKTVAGDGPNPISAKDKHVIVIGGGDTGSDCVGTSYRHGAASVTQFELMPQPPEEENKALTWPYWPIKLRTSSSHKEGETRREFAIATKEFLGENGKVTGLTTVRLEWKDGKMVEVPGSEETFKADLVLFAMGFTQPVASLLEAFGVEKDPRGNAKATTDGEGCYATNVDKVYAAGDVRRGQSLVVWAIREGRQAAREIDLALMGQTELPR